GATATCAGGGACTTGAAGGAACTGCTCGGGCATACAAACATTGCAACAACGGCTTTGTACACGCATACCTCATGTGATCGATTGCGTGAGAAAGTGAAGACGCTGCATCCATATGCGATCGTCGGCAATAAAAGCACAGAAAGCAAGGATGCAGGTAAAGAAAACGACCAAGCCACGGAAGCCAATACAAAGAGGGGCAACTAGCATGAGAAACAGAGTAAAAAGCAAAAACCGAAAAACGACACGTCCTGATCATTATTCCGAGCAGGAGGTCATGATCATACTGGATTGTGCGCGAAAAGAAAGTCCACTCGCGTATTCGATTACCCATTTCATGTATGCTGCCGGGCTTCGTCTGAGAGAAATATGCAATCTCAAGGTTGGTGAGATCGATTTGGGAAAGGAGGTCGTTTATGTTCATGATGATTGCACTCTGCGCTCCCGGGTAGTGCCGCTTCTCATCCCATCGGTGAGCAGGGACTATCTTGAAAGTCATTCGGCGAGACGGGGCAAGGCTGATCGATTTTTTGTTACAGAAAATATGAAAGCGATAACGAAAAACACCGTTCGTTCCCTCTTCAAGTCGGTTGGAAAGAAGGCAGGAATACAAATCAGCAGCCACAAACTGCGGCGCAGCGTCGCCATACATTTGTACGATCATGGCGCTCAGATTGAGCGCATCAGAGCCATCCTTGGCTGCAATCAGTCGCGATTGATTCAATGGAGCCTTCCGCTTTCGGTTGATCAATTACGAAACTGCATGAATGAATACCATCCGCTCGCGATAGCACACCGCCTGGGCGTGAATGGGCAAATGAAATGAAAATCGTCGACTATTTCATTGAAACCGGTGTATCCGCCGGCGATCTTTCGGAAAAAGTGAGAGAAGACATAGCCGATGGATGGCAGCCATATGGCGAACCGTTTATCGATATCAGGAGGGAAGGATATTGTCAAGCGTTGATGAAATATGAATAAGCGCGATTGTCGCAGGGTCGATTAGATCTTGACCGGTGGTGTCCTTAGGTAGGCCGAAGCGGGGTTCGATTCCCCACAAGGACAATGGCATGTCGGTAGCATGCCGTGTTTGTGTACCAGCGTTCGCGCAATCGGTGGCGGGTGGCAACTCCCTCTCCACACCCGCCACCTGCGCACGCTGATACCACAAATAATAAAATGCAACGGAGGTGCTATGGGACGACATGTATACGAAATAGTTGCGAAACGATTTCAAGGACATGATTGGACACGGAATGGGGATTACATCTGCGGTTCAACTTCTAAGTTTGCCGAGCGATTCATTGTTTGGGAGGCATTGGATACGGATGGATGCGGCGATTTTTTCACAACACATGAAGACATCGTGTCGGCTGCTTGGGAAACCCGGCACGATGCGGAATCAAAAGATGATATCCATTCAATGTTTTCATGGATTCGGAAAAGGCTCAAGAAAGAACGGAAGCAATACGCTGAGTGCGCGAAAGAATATATCAGATTCAATATTTGTTGAGGAGGTGTTTATGACTGGTACATTCCGATTACAGATCGAACTTGGCAATGATGCGATGCAAAGTCGCAACGATATCCTTGTCGCCCTTAAGAACGTCGCCATCAGAATAATCGGCGGTGAGGATGATGGAAAGATCATGGATGAAAACGGCAACACCGTCGGCAATTTCAAGATCACGGAGGATTGAGATGAGCGCATACATTGTGAACGATAGCGTTATCAACCGCATCGCAGCACTATTGAGCGATGATGAATTTGGACCCGAAAGAATAATTTCAGATTCGATCAAGAAGCTTGGATATTCCGCGTTCGATCATCCTGAACAATTAGCGCGGCACATGCACAACCTTAATCGATTCGCCATGAATGAACGATACGGCAGAAAGTTGCCGTATACGCATCGATATAAAGCGGTACTGGCACGTGATACATATCAAATACTTAAAGACATCCAATGCTTCATGTATCAGTGCAGCGAAGGCAGGGCTACGAAAACGCGCTTGTTCAAAGCGTTTGAAAATGTCGAGAACGATCTTGCACATGAATTAGTCCGGATGACGGAAGAATATAAGAATGCAAAATGGGACAAGGAGTAATTTACAGATGAATGCTCAAACAAACATTATTGTTATTGAAGGGCGACTTACATCGAAACCGCTATTAAAGCGAACAAAGAGCGGTAAATCCGTGTGCAGGTTCACGATCTCCAACAATCGATACTACTTCCAAAATAAAAATATCATCGATGATGTGAGCTTCTTCAAGATCGCGGCATGGGGCGCGCTCGCCGAGCGATCGGCAGAAACACTATCCAAAGGCTCGCTTGTCCTCGTAAGCGGAACACTTTCTTCAAAGTCAATTGCCGGCTCAAATGAACAGCGCGACGATGTGAAGATAACCGCAGCGAATATCAAATTCCTGTCAAGGAGAAATGCAACAAGCCAACCTTGCAACTGAAAACAGAACATGAAAAGAATAAGGAGGACATGGATGCAATTTAAGAGAGCAATTAAAAGCTTCGTTAAACTCTTGTGCGCAATTTTCGGCACGTCGGGTGCGGGGAAATCGTACACAATGCTTCGTATCGCCACCGGCATAGGAGGCAGGATTGCGGCTATCGATACCGAACACGGGTCGTTATCAAAGTACGCTGACCGCTTCGTATTCGATGTGCTCGATCTTATCGACACCTCAATCGATTCATATATCGAGGCGATAAACGAGGCGGCACGGGCCGGATACGACATTCTCATTATCGATTCGCTTTCGCATGCATGGCAGATACTTCTTGAGAAAGTTAATAAAATCGCAAATGTGAAATACAAGGGAAATACCTTCGCGGCATGGAGCGAAGGTACTCCTGAACAACGGAAGTTCATCAAAGCGATAGTAAGTTTCCCCGGACATGTGCTTGTCACAATTCGCTCAAAAACTGAATGGAGCATCGAGGATGCGGGTAACGGGAAGAAAGCGCCTGTACGGGTAGGACTTGCGCCTGAGCAGGGAAAAGGCATCGAATACGAATTCGACCTCCTGCTTGAAATATCTCCCGACCATATTTGCAGGGTGATAAAAGATCGCACCGGAAAATATCAAGACAAGATGATCGAAAAGCCGGGCGAAGATTTCGGTCGTGAATTGAAAGCATGGCTTTCCGAGGGCGCACTTCCGCCTGAACCCAATTATGAAATTGCCCCCATCGGCAAGAATGCCGGGAAATCATGGTTTGACCATACCGAGGAAGCGCTTCTCAAAGCGAAAGAATATTACATCGCCCGCCCGAATGATCGGACCGCATCTGGATACCTTCTTGAGATTGAGCGGGCACTTTCCGTTGGCAAGGTGAATCATCCGGCAACGCTTTCGGATACGGTTATCACTATTT
This region of Spirochaetota bacterium genomic DNA includes:
- a CDS encoding tyrosine-type recombinase/integrase, which translates into the protein MRNRVKSKNRKTTRPDHYSEQEVMIILDCARKESPLAYSITHFMYAAGLRLREICNLKVGEIDLGKEVVYVHDDCTLRSRVVPLLIPSVSRDYLESHSARRGKADRFFVTENMKAITKNTVRSLFKSVGKKAGIQISSHKLRRSVAIHLYDHGAQIERIRAILGCNQSRLIQWSLPLSVDQLRNCMNEYHPLAIAHRLGVNGQMK
- a CDS encoding single-stranded DNA-binding protein encodes the protein MNAQTNIIVIEGRLTSKPLLKRTKSGKSVCRFTISNNRYYFQNKNIIDDVSFFKIAAWGALAERSAETLSKGSLVLVSGTLSSKSIAGSNEQRDDVKITAANIKFLSRRNATSQPCN
- a CDS encoding ATP-binding protein yields the protein MQFKRAIKSFVKLLCAIFGTSGAGKSYTMLRIATGIGGRIAAIDTEHGSLSKYADRFVFDVLDLIDTSIDSYIEAINEAARAGYDILIIDSLSHAWQILLEKVNKIANVKYKGNTFAAWSEGTPEQRKFIKAIVSFPGHVLVTIRSKTEWSIEDAGNGKKAPVRVGLAPEQGKGIEYEFDLLLEISPDHICRVIKDRTGKYQDKMIEKPGEDFGRELKAWLSEGALPPEPNYEIAPIGKNAGKSWFDHTEEALLKAKEYYIARPNDRTASGYLLEIERALSVGKVNHPATLSDTVITISGGPESKPEIAQKQTAKSVIIYGNTPRRNN